The Gossypium hirsutum isolate 1008001.06 chromosome D06, Gossypium_hirsutum_v2.1, whole genome shotgun sequence genome contains the following window.
AAGCCAACCaacaattgaaatttcaaaatgaaATCAAAAGATCTAAACAGGAGTTTGGAAATTTAGAAAACTGAAAAGTCTCAAGATACCCAAAGACAGACTGGCTAagagtgggagacaaaatgatatataaaaaacaGAATGAGAACGACAagttatctttctttttcaataagAAATTTCATTCAAACAAGAAACGTACATCAGAAAAGTCGGCTCGACAAGCAAAATTGACAAAGTCGCCACGAAACGGCACAAACATATAAATTGCTTAGCCCGCAGATCAGACAACAACACGAACCACGTACAACGATAAGTTTTTACTTTTCTAAGCCAAAAGGTGATGACAAGTATGGAAGGAATCAAAGTTTATATGTTTAATAAATATAAGAATTATTCTTTCTATATTCAATGAAGAAAGTTTTTATATTCAGTAAAGACGTTGATGAGAATAATTGACGAATCTTCCTTTTATTGATTCTTTAATGGAATCTACACTTATATTAAGCTTCCGTACTCCTAGACTCTAAAAACGGGCTCATTAATCTGGGTAACTTTAACTTTGGGCCAATAGGTTTTGAACTTCGACTCCAAATTAAAACCGTCAACTTTTTCATCCAAACAATACTCAATTAAATATGAATTGTTGTAAGTAGATTCACATTTCACAAATGGATGTTGATATTACTTCCTGATTTCGTAATCTCTAAAGAATTTATAGGTTGCTTTGATTCCCTGATTTATGCTATGATAATTGAGATCTTATAAATATTGTATCAAAGTCGaattattgtttcattttttttacttttctctcTTGTTTTTACtctaattttcataatttaataatacgTCGCTTAAAGATTTTTTTGTTAGAATCAAATTTCATTTCTCTTTTGCTTCAATAATCTTAAATTATATCTCACAATTTGCTTTATACTATTTCTTATCTTCATtctcaaattattattataattatgtttcTATAAATTATGCATTAGATTTTAGTCAATTTTTCCTTCATTTATTTCCAAAGATgattatatatgtatgcattttaaaaaatttgtcagAATTCGTATCATATTGATGTCCTAGTAAATACAATTTGAGTACGAATATTGGTTAGCatgaaatatttataaattaaaaaatcaatatccTCCATGGATTTCCACTATGTAGATTTCATGagataattaccacataaattatgaatatggtttaaataaattagattaagcttgcctatatatatacttacacatgagtGGGATTGAGAATGGTAAATGGAAAACTTCATTTCATCTTCTTCCACCGTCGAAGGGGGAAAGAACATCAATAGATAAATAAGACCCAATCATTAGATCATGGATATGTTAAGGTTTTGCTTAGTTTACCATTGTTAGTCTTTAGAAATGAATTTTAAGCATGAAAGTAATTGTAAGTAAATGCCTATGTATGAAAATATGATTATACATGTGATTGATGATGATATTTGAAATTTGTGTAATGTTAATGATAAGTCAAGAATGGTGAAAGATAAAAGCGCTATTTATTGAATTAATGTGACTAATGATGATATATGAAATTTGGGTAATGTTAATGATAAGCCAAACTAGTGAAAGATAAAAgccttatatattgaattaatgattaattttctaaaaacttttAGACTTTTGGAAACGATAGATTATGTTTGATTGAGCAATGTCCTCGTAAATTTGGTAAAGGTTTAAGACACGTTTGGCATACCTATAGAGATTACTAGTGCAAATACGAGTTATGTGGAGATTTAGATAGTGATTATGTTACTTGGCTTAATATTTCAATGTGGGCCAAATGAATGTTCTCTTTAGAGAACCTTGGATGTGTGGGTTGGAACATTCTTAGTGTATCAGCCTATTTATTAGTGGTGTTAAAAACAGTAGTTTTGAGGccacaaatccaacgagtaagtttgtaaatgttatgtttaatttatgagtcaaatatggtattaatataaattttgaattggcaatttatgctatttgaatgaataattaggttcaagtggcaTGACTCTAAGTCAAGtggtttttagaaaaaaaagtatcgagacctcatttctataaactgagctgtaATGGAATGTTATTAagattgtattaaagtttcattaagaaattttaatgtttagataattaattaaaaaggattaaattgtaaaagttgctaaagtttatttctattaattaaatGGGTCAATGGTTGTGAAAAGGTGAATTGTTCGACTAAATTGGTAATATACCTTATGTCTTGATGATGGACAGTTTGGacattttagattattttaaaggttaatttttaatggataaaattgtaattaaactaaataataagtaaaacaaataaaagaaaagaaaacgttAGTATCATCTTCCTTTGGTTTAGTAGCAGCCGAAATCACCATGGTTTTAAGTTTCAGAATCGGCCAAGCTTCTATTCATGCATGTAAGGGGATTTTAACTccgttttttattattttatgtttttgactTCGTATTAGCTAATCCCGGGGTCAATTGTTAATTTGTCAAATGTTACggaatgtgccattgatgaatttaaGATATTTGAAGTTTATGGTAGAATCTTAAGCTTAGTTGCTAGCTAGGACTATTTGTAaatagtttttagtaattttaatgtttaaggactaaatgaGAAATTAGTAAATTACAAGGACTTGCTATAAATTAACAGTAAATATGGGCTCTAGTAGGTTCCAAACAATTCGGCTAAACATGGGATtgaataaaatggttaatttacatgttttgggcttaggaactaaattgtataaagtaAAACGTTGGGGggcaaatttttaaaatatcaaaaaagacttaattacataaaatgaatGATTTTTCTGTTAGATTTAGTGAATTGAAaggaattattattttagatcaagaacgagtagAAAGTcgaagagaagagaaaattaccgaATAGTTCCTGTACTTAGTCCAAtgctgcaatttagcctggtaagttcgtataaattgtaatcattataatgttatttaaattaatgtttactatgtttttttaatagaaatgaatcaatatatgtgaGAATGTATCCACAttatgatgaattgacagatatcGAGTCCcgatgaaccttaagaattcttaggatacaaaggAATAttgtcattaaggatttcatgtttcgggtactAGTCTTGAATGTCATACCGatgctgaggtcctgcatttattGCAGATTCTCCACAATCGTGTGaggcaacatcgtgtagcttgcATTTCGACTCACAACTCATGTGAGTAGGCcacttcacagctcgtgtgagcattcatGTAAAGAAAAGATTACGATTTTATGTAAAGGCACACTCATGTAAGCTTTCCCGAGTattcgatgtaattctagatgatTCAACGAGTAAGAAAAAGAATGGAACAGTAAATGGCTTAATGAAAAGGTTCATGATTAGATGAAAGAGTTTATATTATTGTAATGTATCTTATGAAATTTACTTATGATGTAAATGATTTTATATGTGTTGTTGATGAACCTATGACATGCGAGTTTGGTGATGCTGAATAGACTTATATTAAACTCAAGGCATTCGTAATGGTTTATGCTTAACCTCTTAATTGTAAGATTGGAAATAGTAAGTATGCAAAGGAATGAATCAATATCTTATGGTAATGGTGATGAAATAATTGTTATGTTATACATGATTGATTCATATGAATCATGAATAGatgtactaacttgtgagtttaaTGGTGTTATATAAGCTTCtactaagcttatggcattggtaaCGTCTGTATTATACTATAGATTTCACTATAATGGTAGTTATGTTTTAAGttattacgaacttactaagcatttattgctTACCTAGTTATTTCTTTGTTTATAAATTACCAGAAGCTCAATTGATTGAAGtttgtcggagatctatcacactatccagtaatAATTTGGTAGTTTTGAGCAAATTGGTTAAGGTTTATAATGGGCATGTATAGGATGATTTGTAACTGTATTATGGTGTATGTGTaatgatgttttggtatgtgTAAGCTTTGGTAAGCTATGTTGTTTGGTTCACCTGATGCCTTACCAATTATGTGATTTTTGTTACTTTAAAATGCTTGTGATATTCTTCTCTTGGCATGTTGATGATAGTTGAAAATGGTTACTAGtgacatgttttagttcatattCTAACTAGGTTATTATGTTTGGAAATGGCAAATTAACATGTATAAGGTGGTTTAAATGGTGCTTGATGAATATGTAAATGGTAATTAGTATGTTGCGCCTTGATGTTTAAGTATGGTTGATGGACTTACAATGCTTGATTAGGTAAGTCCTTTTGGTCACTTTTGCTAAGGATGTCAATAGCATATTAGTACAATTTGTTGGTTGAAAATGGTCAATATGTAGTATGTCTGGGTAAGTAATTGAATAGGTTATCATGTATGAATTGGTACAATATTGACATATTTTTATGCTTGATAGTTGATACCATGATGTATTATAGTGCCTttaaatgacatattggttagttgaaataGGGTCTTGGGAATGACATATATACATGtgtttaggtaagttttggtGTTTTGAAAGTGTGCATTATAGGTCTAAATGTTGATGCATGACACGGGTTTTGAAATGGcttaattttaagtaaatttGGTCCACACAGCATGTGACTCAGCTGTGTGAGACATACGCTGGCGACAGGCCGGTGTCATTAATAATTGCAAAGGGTTCAAGTTAGTGAATTACACGGCCTACACACCGGGCAGTGACACGGCCATGAACCCTACTCAAGAGTTATACGGATGATGACACAAGCTGAACACGACCAGCCCCTAGCAAAGGTTACACAGACAGTGTCTCAACCTTTTTGAGGCACACGATCGTGTAACTCctgtttaaaattttgtatagttGTAAAGTTCAATCTAATAAAAAAAAGGGACAGCTGAAAAGAAGATGTAAGTTTAAATTAGCTTAGTCCAAAAATATAATAGTAAGATCACAAATTTCAATatctaaaaaaattactaaaataaccaTATCAAAGTTTAAAATTGCATAGCAAAATTAATCAAGAATTAGAATTTAGTTGTAAAGTAGAATCTATAAAAAAAGTGACAAAGCCATTAGTTCAAAAGTATAATAGTAAATATGTGACAAATTTCAATATctaagaaataatattaaaacataccataacaaagttttttttttaaaacctaagttttatttttttatttttttcttattttcaataTGCAATgattgaaaagaaaattattttctttcaacttttcatctttcttattaatatttttaatatctttttatatttttaccctttCAACTTTTCgatcttttttaattttctattacATCTACCAAACAAACAAAGCCGATAAACGTGGAAGCAAATTACAATCCCCTGCTTAATGCCAAAACCAAGTAAGATGAATCATGCTTAAAGTGGACGGAGACAAGATGTCAAATGTTGTAAATAATGTTGAAAAGAAACGGATTCGACTAACATTGCACGATTTCAGGAATggcttttccataaattttatgCGAAACCCACACAATAACGTTAAACAAAGCCGAAAATTCCAGTGGTCAAGCAAACGATACAAATCTAACTCCAAGAGAAGAAAATTTGGCTTTAGCCTACTCAGTACTCACTGCTCTTTACGAGCTTTAAACCTGGCAGGTTTTGCAGGTATTATGTAGCCCAAGATAATCAATGCTATCGGAATGATGGTTCCAATAATACACACTCCCATATGATGCAAGGTCTCGTGCTTGCTTAATACCTGTACCATACAACAAGGGAAGTATATTAAAAGCTAAGTTACGGAAATAATATTATCTTGATCATCCCAGACCATCTGTCCAGTGACATGGCCAACCGATTAATGGCTTGATTGGGTGAGCGAATTATCACCCAAAGatgataaatttcaaaaaattaatggTTTAACTTTACTAGAGAGAGGGAGTAACCATAAAGCCAACACAGGAGTAGTTCAGAACAGAAGTGTGTAAGCAAAGTTCACCACGGCAAATGCTTTCTNNNNNNNNNNNNNNNNNNNNNNNNNNNNNNNNNNNNNNNNNNNNNNNNNNNNNNNNNNNNNNNNNNNNNNNNNNNNNNNNNNNNNNNNNNNNNNNNNNNNNNNNNNNNNNNNNNNNNNNNNNNNNNNNNNNNNNNNNNNNNNNNNNNNNNNNNNNNNNNNNNNNNNNNNNNNNNNNNNNNNNNNNNNNNNNNNNNNNNNNNNNNNNNNNNNNNNNNNNNNNNNNNNNNNNNNNNNNNNNNNNNNNNNNNNNNNNNNNNNNNNNNNNNNNNNNNNNNNNNNNNNNNNNNNNNNNNNNNNNNNNNNNNNNNNNNNNNNNNNNNNNNNNNNNNNNNNNNNNNNNNNNNNNNNNNNNNNNNNNNNNNNNNNNNNNNNNNNNNNNNNNNNNNNNNNNNNNNNNNNNNNNNNNNNNNNNNNNNNNNNNNNNNNNNNNNNNNNNNNNNNNNNNNNNNNNNNNNNNNNNNNNNNNNNNNNNNNNNNNNNNNNNNNNNNNNNNNNNNNNGGGTTTtgacccctttttttttgttggtttttttttttgattttacaCTATGATAAAGATGTGTATGCTTGttgacttttaaaatattttaaataaaatttcattttgattGAGATATAATATTAATTCTAGTTAAATTGCAAGTGCTGTTGAGTCTTTTCCAAAGTAATATATGTATGGTAGTGGATATCCGCAATACCAATTGGCGCCTATCATTTCCATATCTGCAATACGATAATATTAACTCTTTTAAAAACAGTAGACAAGTCCCACATACATCATCTAATTATAATTATAGTTTGAAGTTAATAacttaattcaaattttagataAAAGGAAGGAACATAATGTTATTGgtcaaattatgtttttatccttatattatatttaatttgaagACTTAAAACAtcatactttaatttaatataatctaTTCTTCCTCTTCCCAccactattattattatgatgTTATGCTCAATCAAAATCAGTACATCTTTATAGAATTCCAAAATTTCCTCCAccatttaaaatgtaaaattatgattattagaataattatttttcattaatttatcgtttaataaaaatccaattcaatctcataatttggattttttttttaaatcacaatcgtttattaacaaattattttaaatattttagtacattattAGTTGAGTTTTTAGACTCATAAGTAGGTTAGACAATTGACAAGTGCCATATAGAGAtatagtaaatattaaaaaataatatttctttaaaaaagacacgtgataattttttaaagttacttggaaataataaaatatttatcaatacCTAATATAACcctaaataatattaatagtcaaattatcaaattaattatatatagaCTAATCTCgttatagaaataaaaataaatattaacttaattttgTTGGGTTCATCACTTTAGATacataaaaataatctaaattcaGAAATTGTCATTATTGCAACGCAATCAAGCTAATATTATAAAGTAGTGTTTGGAAAGccgcatatttattaaattttatgtaattgtttatTAATTATAGACATGTTTGAGTAACCATTATAATTAGTAGGTCTCATCAATTTGAGCGTAATTGAAGCATCTCAATTATACTTTCCAATTCTTAGAGGGAGGGTGAGTAATTACACCCTaatccaatttttaaaaaaatatatttttatacggGTTATAATTATATTAGAAGATGGCATGTATATGTTTGAtggttataaaaaattatgtatatcctaaatatattataaaaattttttttttatagttcatttatattatttaatcctaaaaattggctaaattttatttacttataaaaGTTATTGGTTCgaagcattatcggagtttacctATCAACAtacataaatttcaaatatttcgtATTATATAATATTCAGGTCAGAACCAATTAAATTCATACATACTATCCCTTATTCAAGCCTTCGAGACCCAAAATACGCATtaaaaacaagtcgggactaatttgaaaactcaaggaatttttcgaaaaaatattaaaaattttcaaaagtgtAGCGTTCATTCTACAtgtaaataaatagtaataaaaagatttaaaaaaacatatttattatTACGCTAAGAATcaagataaatattttaaaattcaaaaaattagatattaaaaataatcaaattaaaatataaaattatatcatAAACTTCCATATAGTAACAAATTCTAATagtaaaaatttactaaaaccaCCCACATTTTAGAAAACCCGGGAGAATGGTTAGTGTATAACTTTTGCATTTAGAAAACTTCCAAAATTTCCTCTTTTCACATAGATAAATAAATACAGTTGAATCGAATCTACAAACTGAATTCAAATAATATCTTGTATTTGGCAATGCATAAGTTTATTATGATATATCatcaataattaataaatatatttattatattcttttttCATATAACATCCAATGGCTCATtgacaatttataaatttatgcacaaatataaattcataaagTTAACAACCACaataacaaatttacaaatttactcaACTATTTATTCTCGCACAAACCTTTCATTTATTTCTAATAATTTCCTTTACtattgcttttttttattttcgcaaAAGTATAGGTTATTTTCAAAATACACATAATCACAAGAAGTCATGGTGGCTTTAAtgcttattttaatttcttttttactttaaacaaataaataagggcaatttagaaggaaaaaaaaatgattGCAGTAGCCACCATTCCAGCCTAGAGAATAGAAGCCTTTCAGCTAAACAACGAGCTAGAAGTAATTCATAaagaataaaatgaataaatacaaataaataagtCAAGGTTCATTTCCTTCAACTCCAACAAAACAAGCAATACTAAAGAATGTATTTGATGGAGAAATATAGTTATTGGTCAAGAGGCAGCCATTCTAGTTGTAGATAAATTTCTCCACATTCAACATTTTGGAGCTTGAGTGACACTTGCTGTTTCACCTTTCCATCAATGATGTTCACGATGCTGTCCTCTATAAGCGCATTATCCTGGGACTTTAGCCATTTCCCTATCTGCATATTTGAGAACATTTCCGGGTCCCCATATACCATTGCAGATGTTATCAATGGCTGTATATCGATCTCTGCTTCTCCCATGATGTCGTCTGCAGAGAATGTGTCATAATCGTATACTTGCTGCAATGTGGAATTTTTAACCTATTATAATTATGCATAAGATGGCAGCAATGCACATCATCTTTATCATAATACCGAGATTGAAGCCATGAACACGCTCATCCACATGCCTAATCATTATTAGGATATCAAACATACAGGAAGAGAGGCTGGAAAACATACATTTACTTAAAGCATGCAAAGCCAAATACATATGACACTATCCAAATCAGCCACATCACCATTACAGAACTTCATAAATAGGTAGAACCAAATTCTAAAATATTGCACGCATAGAAATGGTAATGGTCCTTtaagaaatattaaattttttgcaACTACAAACTttctccttttttgttttttgggaAAACGACAACAAAGATACTTAGAAACTTATATTTGGAAGAAAACTACACTCACCAACTTCACGGGCCCAAAATTTGAGGAACGGACAGCATGAGTTCCTCATTCCAAACTGGATTCAGGTTGCTCTTTATTACAGCCGTCTGAATAGTCTAACAAGACCAAGTACCCAAAGTTGTGTCATTAGTAAAAGAAATAGCATCAATCAAAGTAACTAATCCTATTAACGAACACATAAATATGTCGAGCATATCCAAAAGGGACATGCTTGTAGCACCAattaaaaggaagaaaaatatatagattaCAACAAGAGCTTTAATAGAAAGAGGTATGAAGTCCAAATCACCATCCAACCCAATGGTAATAACAACTTCATCCACTTGCAGAACTGGTACTGATGTAATCTACAAGCATAGATGCCCATAAATCCATGTATGCACAtacagagagaaagagagagaaagtaTAACATAATTTGTAAAGGTCCACAACATGAGATTGTCACAAGACAGCAACAATTATAGCCTTGGCAGAATTTGTGTTTCAGTAATGAGTAAAAGCCAAAGATGTGAAGCAACTAACCTGCTTCCCAAGCGTCAAGACAACATAAGGATCACTTGTCAGCATATCCCGGATGGCTAAATTTATGCCTTTTACCACTTTGACCTTCAGTAACCCAATATATTCTACCACGGTTTCCTGTTACAACTCTTACGTCAAACAGGATTGAAGTTATAATTGACTTGATTTTTGTCAGTAAACAGTCACAACCTGCAACACTCAACACGGACCTTTTCCAGATTTTACTGGTAGACTTTTCCAAAATAGTAAACAAGAAGCACATAAAAATATGCACCTTCAATTATTATGGATCTCTACAAATAAACTGAATGCAAAATTAACCTATAAAGAGCATGCAATACAAACATCCCATGTTCAGCTCAAGTTATTTGACAAGTGACTATATTATCTCTTTACATCACTAGTAGCATGATCTTCCATATGGTTCCTGAGACAATGAAGCAGATTGGAGGAAACAAAGACCAAATGAATTTACCGGTTCCTTTGATGACTTTATACGGAAACTATCCAAAATCTTAGTAGAAAAGCTTGATTGAATAGAAGCAGAACTCTTTCTTGATGTGATCCGCAAGCTAGATTTCAAAAATTCTTGAAGTTCATACTTGGATCTACAAGAAGATTTGAAACAAGTAATTACTATGCAATCTAAACAAAGGTAATCTGTCAAATCTACTCTTTGCTTCCAGAAAAAAACACAGAGAGAGCAATTAATAAGTTGAATGGTTGATCATGGAAGTTTAAGCGCCGAGTTTCTATCTAAATCCAGTTAAAAAGAACATGAACAGAAAAAATAGGTTTAGAACACGATAGTATCCAAGAGAAATGACAAAGAAATGCTCAAGTTGAGAGATTCTGTATTGGTCTGAACTCTAACCTGATAAATCTGCTCCGCTCACCATGAGTACTATCTGGGCCAGGCTTTGAATAACCTTCAGGTATATAGGCCTCATAGATTGCATTAGCAGAGGAATTTCCTCCAACTTCAATCATGGCATCAATGTCTTCATCAGACCAGTCATCCAATTGCACAGATAAACCTGAAATCATcagaaagttttaaaaaaaaatagagtgaTGAATAAAAGAAACACTATACAAACAACAagacaaggaaaataaaatttcgaagtatcatataatattatgtaAGTGGAATTGCAAGCATGATATAGGCATCAATCACAAGAATCCAAAGTTAAAAGATTCTACACTAAAAACATAAACATGAGAAAGACTTCAGTTAAACATATGAAAGATTTAACCGGTAtgtattattatcataaaaaccaaccaataagtacagttcaCAGATAAACGGTGTTGT
Protein-coding sequences here:
- the LOC107963748 gene encoding LOW QUALITY PROTEIN: ADP-ribosylation factor GTPase-activating protein AGD12 (The sequence of the model RefSeq protein was modified relative to this genomic sequence to represent the inferred CDS: inserted 1 base in 1 codon), coding for MSRVQRITSANGRLKNLMNQTDNRICADCGAPDPKWASANIGVFICLKCCGVHRNLGARISKVSLSVQLDDWSDEDIDAMIEVGGNSSANAIYEAYIPEGYSKPGPDSTHGERSRFIRSKYELQEFLKSSLRITSRKSSASIQSSFSTKILDSFRIKSSKEPETVVEYIGLLKVKVVKGINLAIRDMLTSDPYVVLTLGKQTIQTAVIKSNLNPVWNEELMLSVPQXFGPVKLQVYDYDTFSADDIMGEAEIDIQPLITSAMVYGDPEMFSNMQIGKWLKSQDNALIEDSIVNIIDGKVKQQVSLKLQNVECGEIYLQLEWLPLDQ